From a region of the Spelaeicoccus albus genome:
- a CDS encoding acyl-CoA dehydrogenase family protein, whose product MTESRAMPKAERLYESCDYYDAESLLTDAERHVLGRLRAFLDERARPVLAEYWERGEFPPDLGPALIDLDLMEPAELTVDGPARGIYHAFRTFELARTDASLATYYTAQAGLFRTAVSVGASDEQKAEWMPRIIDFSLRGVFCLTEPEHGSDIAGGLATTARRDGDEWVLDGTKRWIGGASEADVLAVFARDVDDGNVKSFLVDRHAPGVTLEKIGGKTALRMMQNFDIGLDGVRVSEAERLHAVESFRAVAAMLRAMRSDVAWIATGIQAGAFEAARRYVAGRQQFGKPLASFQLVQEKLARMLGNVTSSLSMVVRLTEQQAAGVYRDQDSSLAKMQCCRAMRETVALAREVAGGNGITLAADVGRFHADAEAVYSYEGTHEINSLIVGRSITGTGAFV is encoded by the coding sequence ATGACGGAATCTCGCGCGATGCCGAAGGCCGAGCGTCTCTACGAATCGTGCGACTATTATGACGCCGAATCGCTGCTGACGGACGCTGAGCGTCACGTGCTCGGCAGGCTCCGGGCCTTTCTGGACGAACGCGCGCGGCCAGTGCTCGCCGAGTACTGGGAACGCGGAGAATTCCCTCCGGACCTGGGCCCTGCGCTCATCGACTTGGACCTGATGGAACCGGCGGAGCTGACCGTCGACGGGCCGGCCCGCGGCATTTACCACGCGTTCCGTACCTTTGAACTCGCCCGCACCGACGCCTCGTTGGCGACGTACTACACTGCGCAGGCAGGCCTGTTCCGCACGGCGGTGAGCGTCGGCGCTTCGGATGAGCAAAAGGCCGAGTGGATGCCGCGGATAATCGACTTCAGCCTGCGCGGAGTGTTTTGCCTGACCGAGCCGGAGCACGGGTCCGATATCGCTGGGGGACTGGCGACCACGGCGCGACGCGACGGCGACGAATGGGTGCTTGACGGCACCAAACGGTGGATCGGCGGAGCGTCGGAGGCCGACGTGCTGGCAGTCTTCGCCCGCGACGTCGACGACGGCAACGTGAAGAGCTTCCTCGTCGACAGGCACGCCCCGGGCGTCACGCTGGAGAAGATTGGCGGCAAGACCGCGCTGCGGATGATGCAGAACTTCGATATCGGGTTGGACGGCGTCCGGGTATCGGAGGCGGAGCGGTTGCACGCCGTCGAATCCTTCCGCGCCGTCGCCGCGATGCTGCGGGCAATGCGCTCGGACGTCGCGTGGATCGCCACCGGAATCCAAGCCGGCGCCTTCGAGGCCGCGCGCCGCTACGTTGCCGGCCGGCAGCAATTCGGCAAGCCGCTGGCATCCTTCCAACTGGTCCAGGAGAAGCTGGCCAGGATGCTCGGCAACGTCACGTCGTCCCTGTCGATGGTGGTGCGGCTGACCGAGCAGCAAGCCGCAGGCGTCTACCGCGACCAGGACTCCTCGCTGGCGAAGATGCAGTGCTGCCGCGCGATGCGTGAAACAGTCGCGCTCGCCCGCGAAGTGGCGGGCGGCAACGGCATCACCCTCGCCGCGGACGTCGGCAGGTTCCACGCCGACGCCGAAGCCGTCTATTCCTATGAAGGCACTCACGAAATCAACAGCCTGATCGTCGGGCGCAGCATCACCGGCACCGGCGCGTTCGTCTGA
- a CDS encoding MaoC family dehydratase, which translates to MSTTTVSFDDLPGLAGKDLGYTDYLEITQEQVNTFADATNDHQWIHVDPERAKDGPFGATIAHGFLTLSLIIPLWGELFDVEGVTTKVNYGLDRVRFTSPVPVGAKIRMHSSIDEVAEVKGGVQIKTGNTIEIEGQQRPAVVAEFLARFYK; encoded by the coding sequence ATGAGCACCACAACCGTCAGTTTCGACGACCTTCCCGGACTGGCCGGCAAGGATCTCGGCTACACGGACTACCTGGAAATCACGCAGGAACAGGTCAACACGTTCGCCGACGCGACAAATGATCACCAGTGGATTCACGTCGACCCCGAACGGGCAAAGGACGGGCCGTTCGGCGCCACGATCGCCCACGGATTCTTGACGCTGTCGCTCATCATCCCGTTGTGGGGCGAACTCTTCGACGTCGAGGGCGTCACCACCAAGGTCAACTACGGGCTCGACAGGGTTCGCTTCACCAGCCCCGTCCCCGTCGGCGCGAAGATCCGCATGCACTCGAGCATCGACGAAGTCGCCGAGGTCAAGGGCGGCGTGCAGATCAAAACGGGCAACACGATCGAAATCGAAGGCCAGCAGCGTCCGGCGGTCGTCGCCGAGTTCCTGGCACGTTTTTACAAATAG
- a CDS encoding MFS transporter, whose translation MTAPSQRRDQTTEAQTTEAQTGRVRTREVRTVLASSYLGSTIEYYDFLLYATASAVAFPQVFFAGMDHWVGVVASYGTFAAGYLARPLGGIIFGHFGDRVGRKKMLIISMMVMGIASTLIGAVPGGTTIGAWGAVILILLRVCQGIAVGGEWGGAALMALEHSDPRKRGFSASFVNAGAPTGAVLGTLMMGVFSALPPDQFLAWGWRVPFLLSFALLIVGMFIRLRVHESPIFAEALAKEAKENGTPKLPLLRVLRRPKALIFTMLAGAAGFGLQVVLATFAVTYAVSKGADQQQVLYGFAGASLLSIGFVLIGGRLSDKFGRRPVMVAGLGLFIIYLLPMFAMFASGNPWLIFVAFTVGLLLHSCLYGPLAAFVSEQFGTTSRYTGASLGYQLATLLGAGFTPGIVAGIYQSAGHSIGPVAWYLAGLAAVSIIFIVLTRESRHNDLTTV comes from the coding sequence ATGACAGCCCCATCGCAAAGGCGCGATCAAACCACCGAAGCCCAAACCACCGAAGCCCAGACCGGTCGGGTCCGCACAAGGGAAGTGCGCACGGTGCTCGCGTCGAGTTATCTCGGCAGCACCATCGAGTACTACGACTTCCTGCTGTACGCGACGGCGTCGGCTGTCGCGTTCCCGCAGGTGTTCTTTGCCGGAATGGACCACTGGGTCGGCGTCGTCGCTTCCTACGGCACCTTCGCAGCCGGGTACCTCGCTCGGCCGCTCGGCGGGATCATCTTCGGTCACTTCGGCGACCGGGTCGGCCGCAAGAAGATGCTGATCATCTCCATGATGGTGATGGGCATCGCCTCGACGTTGATCGGTGCCGTGCCAGGCGGCACCACCATCGGCGCCTGGGGCGCGGTCATCCTCATCCTGTTGCGGGTGTGTCAGGGCATCGCCGTGGGCGGCGAGTGGGGCGGCGCAGCCCTGATGGCGCTGGAACACTCCGATCCGCGCAAACGGGGCTTCTCGGCGTCCTTCGTCAACGCCGGAGCACCCACCGGAGCCGTGCTCGGCACGCTCATGATGGGCGTATTTTCCGCGCTGCCACCTGATCAGTTCCTGGCCTGGGGCTGGCGCGTGCCGTTTCTGCTGTCGTTCGCACTGTTGATAGTGGGAATGTTCATCCGGCTCCGCGTGCACGAGAGCCCCATCTTCGCCGAAGCCTTAGCCAAGGAAGCGAAAGAAAACGGGACGCCGAAGCTTCCGCTGCTGCGGGTGCTCCGTCGGCCGAAGGCGCTGATCTTCACCATGTTGGCCGGCGCCGCGGGATTCGGGCTGCAAGTCGTGCTTGCCACGTTCGCCGTGACCTACGCCGTGTCGAAGGGTGCCGACCAACAACAAGTGCTTTACGGGTTCGCCGGCGCATCGTTACTGTCGATCGGCTTCGTCCTCATCGGCGGCCGCCTCTCCGACAAGTTCGGACGACGTCCCGTCATGGTCGCCGGGTTGGGACTGTTCATCATCTATCTGCTGCCGATGTTCGCGATGTTTGCGTCCGGGAACCCTTGGCTGATTTTCGTCGCATTCACTGTCGGATTGCTGTTGCACTCGTGCCTCTACGGACCGCTGGCGGCTTTCGTGTCAGAGCAATTCGGAACGACGTCCCGCTACACCGGCGCCTCTCTCGGATACCAGTTGGCGACCCTGCTCGGGGCCGGGTTCACGCCGGGAATCGTGGCGGGGATCTACCAAAGCGCGGGCCACAGCATCGGGCCGGTGGCATGGTACTTGGCCGGGCTGGCGGCCGTATCCATCATCTTCATCGTTCTCACCCGTGAGTCCAGGCACAACGACCTGACGACGGTTTAA
- a CDS encoding acyl-CoA synthetase: protein MKNFGVGSWLRRRRPKTGDSAALVTDEATLTYAQLSDRGDRLADAMATRGIGKGDRVAYLGENDPAFVETFFACGVLGAIFVPLNTRLAPPEIRFQLQDADVRLLVHSRALRELAISSAKETEVERRLAVGDDEPASGVTRRPESDGEETRRSEAELSEEDYEETLAGGELTARDVAVGLDDGAMILYTSGTTGRPKGALLTHGNITWNCMNVIVDMDVNRHDVALMISPLFHVASLDMGLLPMLLKGATVVLESKFVPERVLEHIERYKVTSLNGVPTTYQLLCEHPDWATTDISSLNKLTCGGSAVPMYVLEAYEARGLGFSNGYGMTETAPGATTLPPWRSREKAGSAGLPQFFTDIRIADPMGEVLPAGEVGEIQIQGPNVIREYWNRPDASAAAIADGEWFRSGDMGYVDDDGFLFVSDRLKDMIISGGENIYPAEVEMVIIELEAVADVAVIGVPDEKWGEVPRAVVTVRDGASLTEEELRGHLDGRLARYKIPKSLVIVEELPRTASGKIRKSDLRRDYSGD from the coding sequence ATGAAGAATTTCGGAGTCGGATCGTGGCTTCGTCGGCGCCGGCCCAAGACCGGCGACAGCGCCGCGCTCGTCACCGACGAGGCAACACTCACGTATGCGCAGCTGTCCGACCGGGGCGATCGGCTGGCCGACGCCATGGCGACGCGCGGCATCGGCAAAGGCGACCGGGTGGCGTACCTCGGCGAGAACGACCCGGCATTCGTGGAGACGTTCTTCGCCTGCGGCGTCCTGGGCGCGATCTTCGTGCCGCTCAATACCCGGCTGGCGCCCCCGGAGATTCGCTTCCAATTGCAGGACGCCGACGTGCGACTGCTGGTGCATTCGCGCGCCCTGCGAGAGCTGGCGATTAGCAGCGCCAAGGAGACCGAGGTCGAACGGCGACTGGCGGTGGGAGACGACGAGCCGGCGTCCGGCGTCACGCGACGTCCGGAATCAGACGGCGAGGAAACGCGGCGATCCGAAGCCGAGCTGTCGGAAGAGGACTACGAGGAGACGCTCGCCGGCGGTGAACTGACGGCCCGAGACGTGGCGGTGGGTCTGGACGACGGGGCGATGATCCTGTACACGTCGGGGACCACGGGACGGCCCAAGGGCGCGCTGCTGACGCACGGGAACATCACGTGGAACTGCATGAACGTGATTGTCGACATGGACGTCAACCGTCACGATGTCGCTCTGATGATTTCGCCGCTGTTCCATGTGGCTTCGCTGGACATGGGGCTGTTGCCGATGCTGCTCAAGGGCGCGACGGTCGTGCTGGAATCGAAATTCGTGCCGGAGCGGGTCCTCGAGCACATCGAACGGTACAAGGTCACGTCACTCAACGGGGTGCCCACGACGTATCAGCTGTTATGCGAGCACCCCGACTGGGCCACGACTGACATTAGCTCGCTGAACAAGCTCACTTGCGGGGGATCGGCGGTGCCCATGTACGTGTTGGAGGCGTACGAGGCGCGCGGCTTGGGGTTCTCGAACGGTTACGGGATGACCGAGACCGCGCCGGGGGCCACCACGTTGCCGCCCTGGCGCTCGCGCGAAAAGGCCGGTTCGGCGGGGCTGCCGCAGTTCTTCACCGACATCCGGATCGCGGACCCGATGGGCGAGGTGCTGCCCGCAGGGGAAGTCGGGGAGATTCAGATCCAAGGCCCGAATGTGATTCGCGAATATTGGAACCGGCCGGACGCGTCGGCGGCGGCGATCGCGGACGGCGAGTGGTTCCGTTCCGGGGACATGGGGTACGTGGACGACGACGGGTTCCTGTTCGTGTCCGACCGGCTGAAGGACATGATCATTTCCGGCGGAGAGAATATCTACCCGGCCGAAGTAGAGATGGTCATCATCGAGCTGGAGGCCGTCGCCGATGTGGCGGTGATCGGGGTACCCGACGAAAAATGGGGCGAAGTGCCGCGGGCGGTGGTCACTGTCCGCGACGGCGCTTCGCTGACCGAGGAGGAACTGCGCGGTCACTTGGACGGCCGGCTCGCCCGGTACAAGATCCCGAAGTCTCTCGTCATCGTCGAGGAGCTGCCACGCACTGCCAGCGGCAAGATCAGGAAGTCGGATCTGCGCCGGGACTATTCCGGCGATTAG
- a CDS encoding DUF1905 domain-containing protein, translating to MDTEFSGDLFEWRGPAPFYWVALSEEACDDVREVADMASYGWGAIPVQARIGGAKWETSLLPKDGGYVLPVKQAVRTREDIGEGDVVGVAMTIAPRHGRHVETDAPPE from the coding sequence ATGGACACCGAATTCAGCGGCGACCTGTTCGAATGGCGCGGCCCTGCGCCGTTTTATTGGGTGGCATTGTCTGAGGAAGCCTGCGATGATGTGCGCGAAGTCGCCGACATGGCGTCGTACGGCTGGGGCGCGATCCCGGTGCAAGCGCGCATCGGCGGGGCGAAATGGGAGACCTCGCTGCTACCGAAAGACGGCGGATACGTACTGCCAGTCAAGCAGGCAGTACGCACAAGAGAAGACATCGGCGAGGGAGACGTTGTCGGGGTCGCCATGACAATCGCCCCGCGGCACGGGCGCCATGTCGAGACCGATGCTCCCCCGGAATAG
- a CDS encoding FAD-dependent monooxygenase, whose protein sequence is MAHALIVGAGIAGDTLAVLLERSGWRVTVVEIAPALRSGGQTVDLRGDSREVLERMGLLDDALAALVPQRGMAWITARGRRLASMPVEALGGRGFVSREELLRTDLARILHDATGEHVEHRFGDTVEALTESPDGVTVRFRSGKDETFDLVVGADGAHSKVRALHFGDEEQYRKPLGLAHAWFTLREQPATPPLGGWALVHNAAGRRAVASRPGHSGEQEIGLTFEADSIPRGDREAQFALLDREFDGVGWRAAEFLAAARTAPDFALDTYEQIHMPTWSSGRVVLVGDSAWCTSPLSGLGTALGLHGAEQLAAALDRTGAKDDTAAISVAFKEFEAAMRPRAESAGQLIPGRVDMVAPKSRLAIIGNALLMRLIQLRIMRGVVAKATAGSGHSVD, encoded by the coding sequence ATGGCACACGCACTCATCGTCGGGGCCGGCATTGCCGGCGATACTCTCGCCGTCTTGCTCGAACGAAGCGGGTGGCGGGTCACTGTCGTCGAGATCGCTCCGGCGCTTCGAAGCGGCGGGCAGACCGTCGACCTCAGGGGCGATTCCCGCGAGGTTCTGGAGCGCATGGGGTTACTCGACGACGCCCTCGCCGCGCTCGTGCCGCAGCGAGGCATGGCGTGGATCACTGCTCGCGGCCGGCGCCTGGCCTCGATGCCGGTCGAAGCGCTCGGCGGTCGGGGTTTCGTCTCACGGGAGGAACTGCTGCGTACCGATCTTGCCCGCATCCTCCATGACGCCACGGGCGAGCACGTCGAGCATCGATTCGGTGATACCGTCGAGGCTCTTACCGAGAGTCCGGACGGCGTGACGGTGCGGTTCCGCTCGGGCAAGGATGAGACTTTCGACCTCGTGGTGGGCGCGGACGGCGCTCACTCGAAGGTTCGCGCCCTTCATTTCGGTGACGAAGAGCAGTACCGCAAACCGCTCGGACTGGCCCACGCATGGTTCACGCTGCGCGAGCAGCCCGCTACGCCGCCGCTGGGCGGCTGGGCGCTCGTGCACAACGCCGCAGGGCGTCGCGCGGTCGCGTCACGTCCCGGTCATTCGGGCGAGCAAGAGATCGGCCTGACGTTCGAAGCCGATTCGATCCCTCGCGGCGACCGCGAAGCGCAATTCGCCTTGCTCGATCGGGAGTTCGACGGCGTGGGCTGGCGAGCTGCCGAATTCCTCGCTGCAGCCCGTACCGCACCGGACTTCGCGCTCGACACCTACGAGCAAATACATATGCCGACCTGGTCAAGCGGTCGCGTGGTACTCGTCGGTGACAGCGCCTGGTGCACCAGCCCGCTCAGCGGGCTCGGCACGGCGCTCGGACTGCACGGCGCCGAGCAACTCGCCGCCGCGCTTGATCGCACGGGCGCGAAGGACGACACCGCCGCGATTTCGGTGGCGTTCAAGGAATTCGAGGCCGCCATGCGCCCGCGTGCCGAGTCGGCTGGGCAGCTGATCCCAGGGCGCGTCGACATGGTCGCGCCGAAGAGCCGGCTCGCCATCATCGGCAATGCGCTGTTGATGCGCCTCATTCAGCTTCGCATCATGCGCGGCGTGGTCGCCAAAGCCACGGCCGGAAGCGGCCACTCTGTCGATTGA
- a CDS encoding TetR/AcrR family transcriptional regulator, producing the protein MPEHTGVERPGGRTARTRRAVHDAVRELAGESADVTVADVSARSGVHATTIYRRWHTIESLLLDVAVEDLNVRAPVPITGDLERDLMAYVRQLLASVRATGELTFLQALQSAARQADSVAEVSAVVEPRVVQFQGMLDAAGVTRIDGMRLVEIINAPAYFWAQLGAPLDPDTDTQRLVETALLACRG; encoded by the coding sequence ATGCCCGAACACACTGGAGTCGAGCGTCCCGGCGGCCGCACGGCCCGGACCCGTCGCGCCGTGCATGATGCGGTCCGCGAGCTCGCCGGCGAATCCGCCGACGTGACTGTCGCCGACGTGTCGGCGCGTTCCGGCGTTCACGCGACGACGATTTATCGCCGGTGGCACACGATCGAATCGCTCCTGCTCGACGTCGCAGTGGAAGACCTCAATGTGCGAGCGCCGGTGCCCATCACCGGGGACCTCGAACGTGACCTGATGGCGTACGTGCGACAGCTTCTTGCGAGTGTCCGCGCGACTGGCGAATTGACCTTCTTGCAGGCATTGCAATCGGCGGCGCGGCAGGCCGACTCGGTTGCCGAGGTGTCCGCGGTCGTGGAACCCCGCGTCGTGCAGTTCCAGGGCATGCTCGATGCGGCGGGAGTCACGCGGATCGACGGCATGCGGCTGGTGGAGATTATCAATGCTCCGGCGTATTTCTGGGCCCAACTCGGAGCGCCGCTGGACCCGGACACCGACACGCAGCGGTTAGTCGAAACCGCGTTGCTGGCCTGTCGCGGCTAG
- a CDS encoding NADPH-dependent F420 reductase, producing the protein MSTISIIGLGNMARALGARAITGGNTVEVIGRDAAKTAKLARELGGGTTAGAFGAVPAGDIVILAVLYESTVPVVEQYGDRLAGKTIIEISNSFGPDLASLLTPEGTSAAEQVAAAAPADAHVVKAFNTIFGHVLAADSKSKRRLDVFLAGDDAAAKARVSAFIDSLALHALDTGPLSAARRLEQAGLLVMGLAQNGVGHYNFALGVTNLDSAAA; encoded by the coding sequence ATGAGCACCATCAGCATCATCGGTCTAGGAAACATGGCTCGAGCACTGGGTGCCCGCGCGATAACCGGCGGCAATACCGTTGAGGTCATTGGCCGAGACGCGGCCAAAACCGCAAAATTGGCCCGCGAACTCGGTGGCGGCACCACGGCGGGAGCATTCGGCGCAGTACCGGCCGGCGACATAGTCATTCTCGCCGTTCTCTACGAAAGCACCGTCCCCGTCGTCGAACAATACGGGGATCGACTTGCTGGCAAGACCATCATCGAGATCAGCAACTCGTTCGGACCAGATCTTGCCAGTCTGTTGACTCCCGAAGGCACTTCTGCCGCCGAACAAGTGGCAGCCGCCGCCCCCGCGGATGCGCACGTCGTCAAGGCATTCAACACCATCTTCGGACACGTCCTGGCCGCCGATTCCAAATCCAAGCGACGGCTGGATGTATTTCTTGCCGGCGACGACGCCGCAGCCAAAGCGCGCGTGTCGGCATTCATCGACAGTCTTGCCCTGCACGCCCTGGATACCGGCCCGTTGTCGGCGGCGCGGCGCCTCGAGCAGGCCGGCTTATTGGTGATGGGTCTGGCGCAGAATGGCGTCGGGCACTACAACTTCGCACTTGGCGTCACCAATCTGGACTCGGCAGCTGCGTAG
- a CDS encoding MarR family winged helix-turn-helix transcriptional regulator, with product MPKEPKWLDSREDRAWRTFKHAGHRLDVHLGRRLFQDSQLTQADYEVLAVLSGDSTDRLPAQELCSLLTWEKSRLSHQIRGMQKQGLVIREANPADARSVVIRLLPAGRHAIEEAAPQHVRNVRRDFVDLFTPAELDTLTTLNERILDHLADDSVERGPGVDDASA from the coding sequence ATGCCGAAAGAACCGAAATGGCTCGACTCCCGCGAAGACCGCGCCTGGCGTACGTTCAAGCATGCCGGCCACCGGCTCGACGTGCACCTGGGTCGGCGTCTATTTCAGGACTCGCAGCTCACGCAGGCCGATTACGAGGTCCTCGCGGTGCTGTCGGGAGACTCGACGGATCGCCTCCCCGCGCAAGAACTGTGCTCCCTGCTGACATGGGAGAAGAGCCGGCTTTCCCATCAGATTCGCGGTATGCAAAAGCAAGGGCTGGTTATTCGCGAGGCCAACCCCGCCGATGCCCGCAGCGTCGTGATTCGTCTGCTGCCCGCCGGACGCCACGCCATCGAGGAGGCAGCGCCGCAGCACGTACGCAACGTCCGACGGGACTTCGTCGACCTATTCACCCCGGCCGAACTCGACACGCTTACAACTCTCAACGAGCGGATCCTGGATCACCTCGCCGATGATTCCGTCGAGCGTGGCCCCGGCGTCGATGACGCCTCGGCTTAG
- a CDS encoding DUF4262 domain-containing protein, with amino-acid sequence MNNAEMAQLTAWHDQEDRHVSLTIRKHGCFVQSVLGEATRPPFAYTVGLFGMGHPELIIFGLDHESACHTLNWFFERIRGGTNLSPGEIVKPADEAPRFLVETFPDPADFLFAANRHYRRSDDASVPAYQLTWDVDGKFSWDPGYPYPDWLQPRPGEAQA; translated from the coding sequence ATGAATAACGCAGAGATGGCACAACTGACAGCTTGGCACGATCAGGAAGACCGGCACGTTTCGTTGACTATCAGAAAACACGGCTGTTTCGTGCAAAGTGTTCTCGGGGAAGCTACGAGGCCACCATTCGCTTATACCGTTGGTCTGTTCGGAATGGGGCATCCGGAGCTGATCATATTCGGCCTCGACCACGAGTCCGCCTGTCACACGCTCAACTGGTTCTTCGAACGGATCCGCGGGGGTACGAATCTGAGCCCGGGCGAGATAGTCAAGCCCGCCGATGAGGCACCACGATTCCTCGTCGAGACGTTTCCCGATCCTGCCGACTTCCTCTTCGCCGCTAATCGTCACTATCGCCGGTCGGACGACGCTTCGGTGCCCGCCTACCAGCTCACCTGGGACGTCGACGGAAAATTCTCGTGGGACCCCGGCTACCCGTATCCCGACTGGTTGCAGCCGCGCCCGGGAGAAGCCCAGGCATGA
- a CDS encoding Lrp/AsnC family transcriptional regulator, with amino-acid sequence MDTDDALDAGLIRALQEDGRASISDLADEFGISRDLVSQRLHHLTSHEGLRIVAAVDPVFAGHRLLTHVRVSVDGPADPIARKLAELPDPVFVSMVSGSHPLVFESRHANADELHDLLARVRAMPTVQKLQVTTYVKVLKGFFVAGRRGEVVLDELDHELIAMLQDDGRASFRSLSDAVHLSASSVRARVRKLIDAGVIRISALKSGGLSRNRVAIGIGITARGDVEPITRLIMDSPAIDFAARSHGDYDFVATIIGTSSANALDMLEKLRTLPEISSLESWAHLNIIKEDYARAIGQVMG; translated from the coding sequence ATGGACACCGACGACGCGTTGGACGCCGGCCTGATCCGAGCACTGCAAGAGGACGGCCGAGCGAGTATCAGCGATCTGGCCGACGAGTTCGGCATCTCCCGGGATCTCGTCTCGCAGCGGCTGCACCATCTCACCAGTCACGAGGGGCTGCGGATCGTTGCCGCGGTCGATCCGGTGTTCGCCGGGCACCGCCTGCTCACGCATGTGCGGGTGAGCGTTGATGGGCCGGCCGATCCGATCGCCCGCAAACTCGCCGAGCTTCCGGACCCTGTTTTCGTCTCGATGGTCAGCGGAAGTCATCCGCTCGTCTTCGAGTCGCGGCACGCGAACGCCGACGAGCTTCACGATTTACTGGCGCGCGTGCGAGCCATGCCGACGGTACAAAAACTGCAGGTGACGACCTACGTGAAAGTGCTCAAAGGCTTCTTCGTGGCAGGCCGCCGGGGCGAAGTTGTCTTGGACGAACTGGATCACGAACTCATCGCGATGCTGCAGGACGACGGTCGGGCAAGCTTTCGCTCGCTATCGGATGCCGTGCATCTTTCGGCCTCATCAGTCCGGGCGCGGGTACGAAAGCTGATCGATGCGGGCGTCATTCGCATTTCCGCGCTCAAGTCCGGCGGATTGTCGAGGAACCGCGTGGCAATCGGCATCGGAATCACGGCTCGCGGCGATGTCGAACCAATCACAAGACTGATCATGGACTCGCCCGCCATCGACTTCGCGGCCCGCTCGCACGGCGACTACGATTTCGTGGCGACGATTATCGGTACGTCCTCGGCAAACGCGCTGGACATGCTTGAAAAACTGCGGACGCTGCCGGAGATCAGTTCGCTTGAGTCGTGGGCCCATCTGAACATCATCAAGGAGGATTACGCCCGAGCGATCGGGCAAGTCATGGGCTGA
- a CDS encoding MFS transporter, which translates to MSTQAHQPSTNSHRRALKGGLAAVVGTTIEWYDFYVYATAAAIVFPHVFFPEMTPALGTLASFGTYAVAFFMRPLGGIIFGHIGDKLGRKPALTVTLLAMGVATVLVGCLPSYGSIGIIGPILLIVLRAVQGLAVGGEWGGASLMSVESAPPKFKTFYGGFTQLGNPLGALISSGAFWILSSMGDDVLIDWGWRVPFLFSIVLIAVGIWVRYRVEETPVFEAKIEGHKQSTPILFALKNNWWPMLCGFGIIAMSSGGYVIATTFVQNYATSPQVGLSAAIILGAMTVASFIETLVTLPLALLGDKWGGKTIIYLGTVLSFIVVIPLVLVIQNHNVAMIYVLVSLIRLTLSGAWASLSTVMTQMFRPQARYTSMSLSYGVGAAVWGGLSPAIASGLMAATGNFWSVVAFFGLLAAVAFFGALFAPQHSDAEPVTGSLTPRADPTTFDTPREA; encoded by the coding sequence ATGTCTACACAGGCCCACCAGCCATCGACGAATTCCCATCGACGGGCGTTGAAGGGCGGCCTAGCCGCAGTGGTCGGAACGACGATCGAGTGGTACGACTTCTACGTCTACGCCACCGCCGCGGCCATCGTGTTCCCGCACGTGTTCTTCCCGGAGATGACGCCCGCCTTGGGCACCCTGGCGTCCTTCGGCACGTACGCGGTGGCGTTTTTCATGCGCCCGCTCGGCGGCATCATCTTCGGGCATATCGGCGACAAACTCGGCCGCAAACCGGCCCTCACCGTGACGCTACTGGCCATGGGCGTCGCCACGGTCTTAGTCGGCTGCCTGCCCAGCTACGGCTCCATCGGCATCATAGGACCCATTCTGCTCATCGTGCTGCGTGCCGTGCAGGGCCTCGCGGTCGGCGGCGAGTGGGGCGGCGCCAGTCTGATGTCGGTCGAAAGCGCGCCGCCGAAGTTCAAAACCTTCTACGGCGGTTTCACGCAGCTCGGCAACCCGCTCGGCGCCCTCATCTCCTCGGGAGCATTCTGGATTCTCTCCTCCATGGGGGACGACGTGCTCATCGACTGGGGCTGGCGCGTGCCGTTCCTGTTCAGCATTGTGCTGATCGCCGTCGGCATCTGGGTTCGCTACCGGGTCGAGGAAACCCCCGTCTTCGAGGCCAAGATCGAAGGCCACAAACAATCGACGCCGATCCTGTTCGCCCTGAAGAACAACTGGTGGCCGATGCTGTGCGGGTTCGGGATCATCGCGATGTCGTCCGGCGGGTACGTCATCGCCACGACCTTCGTGCAAAACTATGCGACGAGCCCGCAAGTGGGACTCTCGGCCGCGATCATCTTGGGCGCGATGACCGTCGCATCGTTCATCGAAACCCTCGTCACGCTGCCTCTTGCCCTGCTCGGCGACAAGTGGGGCGGCAAGACGATCATTTACCTGGGCACCGTGCTGTCCTTCATCGTGGTGATCCCGCTGGTGCTGGTGATCCAAAACCACAACGTGGCGATGATCTACGTGCTCGTGTCCCTCATCCGACTCACGCTCAGCGGCGCGTGGGCTTCCTTGTCGACGGTCATGACGCAAATGTTCCGGCCGCAGGCGCGCTACACGTCGATGTCGCTGTCGTACGGCGTCGGCGCAGCCGTGTGGGGCGGGCTGTCGCCGGCGATCGCCTCCGGACTCATGGCCGCGACCGGCAACTTCTGGTCGGTGGTCGCGTTCTTCGGGCTGCTTGCGGCAGTCGCATTCTTCGGTGCGCTCTTCGCTCCGCAACACTCGGACGCCGAGCCGGTTACCGGATCCTTGACGCCACGTGCGGACCCCACCACCTTCGACACCCCAAGAGAGGCATAA